One window of Chamaesiphon minutus PCC 6605 genomic DNA carries:
- a CDS encoding acyl-CoA dehydrogenase family protein translates to MTAIRLPAQLVSLQSQLEPPKIDLQDLLQQTVEIAEICCQNAAAIDRHGVYPEREFESIAAAGLLTAPLAPQLGGLGIGIATSSIAELLQILKQIGRANLAVGRIYEGHVNGLQLLQTFGTPDQIDTYAREVRDRHKMFGVWNAEDRDGVKIVPLGKGKYRLEGAKTFATGCGCVDRPFVGGTLPNGDWQLCIVSMDEVETTIDSEWWQPAGMKATASYKVDFTGVILDQSELIGQPGDYYRQPWLTAGVIRFAAVQLGGAEALFNAARKFLQSIDRTKDPYQEERFGKMAIGIESGQLWLHGAAAQLQQYHATFAGDSATISPNAQALVAYANMVRTAIEHICMETIQLVERSVGTRGLLPPEPIERIIRDLTLYLRQPAFDASIANVGRYALQNADPDSLWTYEPAPKI, encoded by the coding sequence TTGACCGCTATACGTTTACCAGCACAACTAGTATCTCTCCAATCTCAACTAGAACCACCGAAAATAGATCTCCAAGACCTGCTTCAACAAACAGTTGAAATTGCCGAAATTTGCTGCCAAAATGCAGCAGCGATCGATCGCCATGGTGTTTACCCAGAGCGAGAATTTGAATCGATCGCTGCTGCGGGACTATTGACGGCACCGCTGGCACCCCAACTTGGCGGCTTAGGAATAGGCATCGCAACTAGTTCGATCGCTGAGTTACTCCAAATCTTAAAACAAATCGGTCGCGCCAACCTAGCTGTCGGGCGCATATATGAAGGTCACGTCAATGGACTGCAACTGCTTCAGACCTTTGGCACCCCAGATCAAATCGATACCTATGCCCGCGAAGTACGCGATCGGCACAAAATGTTCGGCGTCTGGAATGCCGAAGATCGCGATGGCGTGAAGATCGTCCCCCTGGGTAAGGGCAAATACCGACTAGAAGGTGCCAAAACATTTGCTACTGGGTGCGGCTGTGTCGATCGACCTTTCGTCGGCGGTACGCTGCCAAATGGGGACTGGCAGCTATGTATCGTCTCGATGGATGAAGTCGAAACCACGATCGATTCAGAGTGGTGGCAGCCTGCGGGAATGAAAGCGACTGCTAGCTACAAAGTCGATTTTACAGGCGTAATCTTAGACCAAAGCGAATTAATCGGCCAACCTGGGGACTACTACCGACAACCTTGGTTGACCGCAGGTGTAATTAGATTTGCCGCCGTTCAGCTCGGCGGTGCCGAAGCCTTATTTAACGCGGCTCGCAAATTTTTACAGTCGATCGATCGGACCAAAGATCCCTATCAAGAAGAACGCTTTGGCAAAATGGCGATCGGGATTGAAAGCGGCCAGCTCTGGCTCCACGGTGCCGCCGCTCAACTCCAACAATATCATGCCACCTTTGCAGGCGATTCGGCCACAATTAGCCCTAACGCCCAGGCTCTAGTCGCATACGCCAATATGGTGCGTACTGCGATCGAACACATCTGTATGGAAACGATCCAACTGGTCGAACGCTCGGTGGGTACGCGCGGATTGTTGCCCCCCGAACCCATCGAGCGCATCATTCGCGATCTGACGCTGTATCTGCGCCAACCTGCATTCGATGCCTCGATCGCCAATGTCGGACGCTATGCGCTCCAAAATGCCGATCCAGATTCACTTTGGACATATGAACCAGCCCCCAAAATTTAG
- a CDS encoding sensor histidine kinase, protein MNLPTFTLLIVEDFPDNRELYAQCLMTDRSCDYKLLEAESVAQGLNLCRLQPIDAILLDYALPDGDGLEFLEALSLQGNGSIPPVVMMTGRGDENIAVRAMKSGVEDYLVKRDFTPQLLQLTMRNAIENARLRLQLRQSEERLQASEAQLRIGIEVAAVGLAKFDYVSNLVTLSPKAAALYGFGTEEAVVTRQQIHDTFHPDERAELEKIIDLVLDPQGQGWFALDHRVVWPNGEVRCLSVRKQVFFDYAGAVARPSHAILAAIDITDRNQTQAALEQRNQELDSFVYVVSHDLKAPLRAIANLSQWIAEDFQGTLSPHNQQQMTILRDRVYNMEATIDGLLEYARTGQTDAQSELVGIDLLLADVIARLAPAPTFTISIDSGLPTIATNRLLLFQVFDNTIRNAIDHHDRSDGSMHISCQERGDFYEFAIADDGPGIALEHQDRIFELFQTVNPQKQANSTGIGLAIVKKIVAAEGGTIRLESQLGRGTTFYFTWPKY, encoded by the coding sequence ATGAATCTCCCTACCTTCACACTGCTGATTGTTGAAGATTTCCCGGACAATCGAGAGCTATATGCACAATGCTTGATGACAGATCGAAGCTGTGATTATAAACTCTTAGAAGCGGAATCGGTGGCGCAGGGACTGAACTTGTGTCGATTGCAGCCGATCGATGCGATCTTACTCGACTATGCACTGCCCGATGGGGATGGGCTGGAGTTTCTAGAGGCGTTATCCCTTCAAGGCAACGGCAGCATTCCACCCGTGGTAATGATGACAGGGCGCGGTGACGAAAACATTGCCGTTCGCGCCATGAAATCAGGTGTCGAAGATTATTTAGTCAAAAGAGACTTTACGCCACAGCTATTGCAGTTGACGATGCGCAATGCGATCGAGAATGCCCGCTTGCGGCTGCAACTGCGCCAGAGTGAAGAGCGGCTGCAAGCATCTGAGGCGCAGTTGCGAATCGGGATTGAAGTGGCCGCTGTCGGACTGGCTAAATTTGATTATGTCTCGAATCTAGTCACGCTATCGCCCAAAGCTGCCGCTTTATATGGATTTGGCACCGAAGAAGCAGTCGTAACGCGGCAGCAGATCCACGATACTTTCCATCCAGACGAACGCGCCGAACTGGAGAAAATCATCGATCTAGTACTCGATCCGCAGGGTCAAGGCTGGTTTGCCCTCGACCATCGGGTGGTTTGGCCAAATGGCGAAGTTCGGTGCTTGAGCGTGCGCAAACAAGTCTTTTTCGACTATGCTGGTGCCGTGGCGCGTCCGAGTCATGCCATTCTCGCCGCGATCGATATTACAGATCGCAACCAGACTCAAGCTGCACTAGAACAGCGCAATCAAGAACTAGACAGCTTTGTATATGTTGTCTCCCACGATCTCAAAGCACCCCTGCGCGCCATTGCCAATCTCTCGCAATGGATTGCAGAAGATTTCCAAGGCACGCTTTCCCCACATAACCAACAGCAAATGACCATACTACGCGATCGCGTGTATAACATGGAAGCCACGATCGATGGACTGCTCGAATATGCCCGTACCGGACAAACGGATGCCCAGAGCGAACTAGTCGGAATCGATCTACTGCTGGCTGATGTCATCGCGCGGCTGGCTCCTGCGCCAACATTTACGATCTCGATCGATTCAGGGCTACCCACGATCGCTACCAATCGGTTGCTATTGTTTCAAGTGTTTGATAATACGATCCGGAATGCGATCGATCATCACGACAGGTCTGATGGTTCGATGCACATTTCCTGCCAAGAACGCGGCGATTTCTATGAATTTGCGATCGCCGATGATGGCCCCGGCATCGCACTAGAGCATCAAGACCGCATTTTTGAACTCTTCCAAACGGTCAACCCGCAAAAACAAGCCAATAGTACCGGGATCGGACTGGCGATCGTCAAAAAAATCGTCGCAGCCGAAGGTGGCACGATTCGCCTCGAATCTCAACTAGGCAGGGGGACGACCTTTTATTTTACTTGGCCAAAGTATTAG